In Podarcis muralis chromosome 14, rPodMur119.hap1.1, whole genome shotgun sequence, one genomic interval encodes:
- the AMZ1 gene encoding archaemetzincin-1, protein MLQCRHAQEFSFGPRALKDALISTNPALQELYAKAFSSAEKLFLSEAYNPHRTLFCSLFIRTAFDWLLSHPDAPEDFETFYYSLLRRKQRVYRKHIYLQPIDLSDGPAGISLLDSLCGCVESFFWGLRVKCLPSVPVSSIHCCYRHSQDSDRVQLHTDGILTFLKNNKPMDALCVLGLTLADLYPCETWSFTFSKFLPGQEVGVCSFARFTGDFPQMGCTTLNPAPWRQEVHDEVMEHARHQALLFNMLEMLQCCKVTCHEICHLIGLGNCRWLQCIMQGALSLDEVLLRPLEPCPICLRKLQYVVGFKLIERYKKLYAWMQTLLSTWPSQDPADLSVSEDVLPYSADSGMGGENDSEAVTSLSEPLSPDTCSQAVSTLQDLDLDEPSCSLADAPSQERLGGAPKPSDIIKEYTLWLEMCIAALEKDVSEEDLLQVDKAVDALARWEMFTGELPSVRRDLPFASDTAGLRKVLGDKFSSLRRKLSSRKAARGESSPCRWRWEDS, encoded by the exons ATGTTGCAGTGCAGACATGCCCAAGAGTTCAGCTTTGGGCCCCGAGCGCTGAAGGACGCTCTGATCTCCACGAACCCTGCGCTGCAGGAGCTCTACGCCAAGGCCTTCTCCAGCGCTGAAAAGCTCTTTCTCTCCGAAGCGTACAACCCGCACAGGACACTTTTCTGCAGCCTGTTCATCCGGACGGCTTTCGACTGGCTCCTCAGCCACCCTGATGCCCCTGAGGACTTTGAAACCTTCTACTACTCCCTGCTGAGGAGGAAGCAGAGAGTCTACCGCAAGCACATATACCTGCAGCCTATAG ATCTAAGCGACGGCCCTGCTGGGATCTCGCTGCTGGACTCCCTCTGTGGCTGCGTCGAGTCTTTCTTTTGGGGTCTCCGAGTCAAGTGCCTTCCTTCCGTCCCAGTCTCTTCCATCCACTGCTGTTACCGTCACAGCCAGGATTCGGACAGAGTGCAGCTTCATACAG ATGGGATCCTGACCTTTCTGAAGAACAACAAGCCCATGGATGCCCTCTGCGTCTTGGGTCTCACCCTTGCTGACCTCTACCCCTGTGAAACATGGAGCTTCACCTTCAGCAAGTTCTTGCCTGGCCAAG AGGTGGGGGTCTGCAGCTTTGCCAGGTTCACGGGCGACTTCCCCCAGATGGGTTGCACCACATTAAACCCAGCGCCATGGAGACAAGAGGTTCATGACGAAGTTATGGAGCACGCCAGACATCAGGCGTTGCTGTTCAACATGCTGGAGATGCTCCAGTGTTGCAAG GTCACATGCCATGAAATCTGCCACCTGATTGGCTTGGGGAATTGCCGTTGGCTCCAGTGCATCATGCAGGGGGCTCTGAGTTTGGATGAAGTTCTGCTGCGGCCGCTGGAGCCCTGCCCAATATGCCTCCGGAAGCTGCAGTACGTGGTGGGCTTCAAACTCATCGAGCGCTACAAG AAACTCTATGCCTGGATGCAAACTCTTTTGTCTACCTGGCCCAGCCAAGACCCGGCAGACTTGTCCGTGTCAGAAGACGTTTTGCCATACAGCGCTGACTCTGGGATGGGTGGAGAGAATGATTCCGAAGCGGTGACGTCCCTCTCGGAGCCCCTGTCCCCAGATACTTGCAGCCAGGCGGTTTCCACGTTGCAGGATCTTGACCTCGACGAGCCGTCCTGTTCTCTGGCCGATGCTCCCAGCCAGGAGCGACTGGGCGGTGCTCCCAAGCCCTCGGACATAATTAAGGAGTACACGCTGTGGCTGGAGATGTGCATCGCCGCTCTCGAAAAGGACGTCTCCGAGGAGGATCTCTTGCAAGTAGACAAGGCGGTGGATGCCCTGGCCCGCTGGGAAATGTTCACGGGGGAGCTGCCCAGTGTCCGGAGAGACCTGCCTTTTGCCAGTGACACTGCAGGGCTGCGGAAGGTCCTTGGAGACAAATTCTCCTCCTTGAGAAGGAAACTGAGCTCCAGGAAAGCAGCCAGGGGTGAATCTTCCCCTTGTCGCTGGAGATGGGAGGACAGCTAG